One region of Gaiellales bacterium genomic DNA includes:
- a CDS encoding MoxR family ATPase, protein MTPHTVDELSEALREHAYLADRGLATVLHLSLALEKPLLLEGEAGVGKTELAKVLAAVTGGRLIRLQCYEGIDVAHALYDWSYTRQLLYIRTLEAAQAVGGKERLHELFGPEFLERRPLLDAIENSDPQPPVLLIDEIDRADDEFEAFLLELLSDFQVTIPEIGTIRAERRPPVILTSNRTRELHDALKRRCLYHWIGHPSLEREIEIVRARVPGVPERLAAQAAAFVQQLRALDLAKAPGVAETIDWTQALLALGQEELDAGVVDATLGSVLKYHEDIERVRDAGLRELVGEVRGG, encoded by the coding sequence ATGACGCCGCACACCGTCGACGAGCTGTCGGAAGCGCTCCGCGAGCACGCCTACCTGGCCGATCGGGGCCTCGCCACCGTGCTTCACCTCTCGCTCGCGCTCGAGAAGCCGCTGCTGCTCGAGGGCGAGGCGGGGGTCGGGAAGACCGAGCTCGCCAAGGTGCTCGCCGCCGTCACCGGCGGCCGCCTGATCCGGCTCCAGTGCTACGAGGGCATCGACGTCGCCCACGCGCTCTACGACTGGAGCTACACCCGCCAGCTGCTGTACATCCGCACGCTCGAGGCCGCCCAGGCGGTCGGGGGCAAGGAGCGGCTGCACGAGCTGTTCGGTCCCGAGTTCCTGGAGCGCCGCCCGCTGCTCGACGCGATCGAGAACAGCGACCCGCAGCCCCCGGTGCTGCTGATCGACGAGATCGACCGCGCCGACGACGAGTTCGAGGCGTTCCTGCTCGAGCTGCTGTCCGATTTCCAGGTGACGATCCCCGAGATCGGCACGATCCGCGCCGAGCGCCGGCCGCCGGTGATCCTCACCTCCAACCGGACGCGCGAGCTGCACGACGCGCTCAAGCGGCGGTGCCTGTACCACTGGATCGGGCACCCGTCGCTCGAGCGCGAGATCGAGATCGTGCGCGCCCGCGTCCCGGGCGTGCCGGAGCGGCTCGCCGCGCAGGCCGCCGCGTTCGTGCAGCAGCTGCGGGCGCTCGACCTCGCGAAGGCGCCCGGCGTGGCCGAGACGATCGACTGGACGCAGGCGCTGCTCGCCCTGGGGCAGGAGGAGCTGGACGCGGGCGTCGTCGACGCGACGCTCGGGTCGGTGCTGAAGTACCACGAAGACATCGAGCGCGTGCGCGATGCCGGCCTGCGGGAGCTGGTCGGCGAAGTCCGCGGCGGATGA
- a CDS encoding VWA domain-containing protein — protein sequence MSPGDAVTRKLVTFGRILREAGMEVGPGRLQDAMRGLELVDLADRDQVYHALRCTLVSRHDHLAVFDAAFQAFWEREPRRLERADAVALPELRPPGEAGATEPEEDDGEEPADDDELRGISAADHEVLRRRDFADMSPDELRRVRRLMDDLAALHPLRRSRRLEPAHGGGVLDQRRTLRQSMRSDGIPLEREWRRPKLVPRKLVVLVDVSGSMEPYARALVMFLQALSAREGAARYVEAFAFGTRLTRLTPHLAGRDPDVALARASMALSDWGGGTRIGESLAAYNRVFGRRGLTRGAVVVVASDGWERGDLSVLDAQLSTISRQADTLMWVNPLKGHEGFEPLAGGMQIALRHVDDFLEGHNLAALEALGEALRRIHPQGARLLLRGL from the coding sequence ATGAGCCCCGGCGACGCGGTCACCCGCAAGCTGGTCACGTTCGGCCGGATCCTGCGCGAGGCCGGCATGGAGGTCGGCCCGGGCCGGCTGCAGGACGCGATGCGCGGGCTGGAGCTCGTCGACCTCGCCGACCGCGACCAGGTGTACCACGCGCTGCGCTGCACGCTCGTCTCCCGGCACGACCACCTCGCCGTCTTCGATGCGGCGTTCCAGGCGTTCTGGGAGCGTGAGCCGCGCCGGCTGGAGCGGGCCGACGCGGTCGCCCTCCCGGAGCTGCGGCCGCCGGGCGAGGCCGGTGCCACCGAGCCGGAGGAGGACGACGGCGAGGAGCCGGCAGACGATGACGAGCTGCGCGGCATCTCCGCGGCCGACCACGAGGTGCTGCGGCGCCGCGACTTCGCCGACATGTCGCCGGACGAGCTGCGCCGCGTGCGGCGGCTGATGGACGACCTGGCGGCGCTGCACCCGCTGCGGCGCTCGCGGCGGCTCGAGCCGGCCCACGGCGGCGGCGTGCTCGATCAGCGCCGCACGCTGCGCCAGTCGATGCGCTCCGACGGGATCCCGCTGGAGCGGGAGTGGCGGCGTCCCAAGCTGGTGCCGCGCAAGCTGGTCGTGCTCGTGGACGTGTCCGGCTCGATGGAGCCGTACGCGCGCGCGCTCGTGATGTTCCTCCAGGCGCTCTCGGCGCGGGAGGGCGCCGCCCGGTACGTGGAGGCGTTCGCGTTCGGCACGCGGCTGACCCGCCTGACGCCGCATCTGGCCGGCCGCGATCCCGACGTCGCCCTCGCGCGGGCCAGCATGGCCCTGTCGGACTGGGGCGGCGGCACGCGGATCGGGGAGTCCCTGGCTGCGTACAACCGGGTGTTCGGCCGCCGCGGGCTGACGCGCGGCGCGGTGGTCGTGGTCGCCTCCGACGGCTGGGAGCGCGGCGACCTCTCGGTGCTCGACGCCCAGCTGTCGACCATCTCGCGGCAGGCGGACACGCTCATGTGGGTCAACCCCCTGAAGGGCCACGAGGGCTTCGAGCCGCTGGCCGGCGGCATGCAGATCGCGCTGCGGCACGTGGACGACTTCCTCGAGGGCCACAACCTCGCGGCCCTGGAGGCGCTCGGCGAGGCGCTGCGGCGGATCCACCCACAGGGTGCGAGACTGCTCCTCCGCGGGCTGTGA
- a CDS encoding SDR family oxidoreductase, whose amino-acid sequence MTRVAIVTGGGTGIGRATALALHRDGCRLVIAGRRQEPLDAVRAEIGEQECAALAGDIREQEVADRLIDLALERFGRIDVLVNNAGGQFMAPAEDITPNGWAAVRRLNLDAPWYLTQQVAKRWMIGNGGGRIVSVVLCPTRGIAGMVHSSAARAGTEAVARVLSLEWGKHDIGIVCVAPGWIDTEGMRRYGDDLEQLAALVPMGRLGTAEEVGDTIAFLASPRARYITGQTIVIDGGIDNTHTSAPGITA is encoded by the coding sequence GTGACCCGCGTCGCGATCGTCACCGGAGGCGGCACCGGCATCGGGCGGGCGACGGCGCTGGCGCTGCACCGCGATGGCTGCAGGCTGGTGATCGCCGGGCGCAGGCAGGAGCCGCTCGACGCGGTGCGGGCCGAGATCGGCGAGCAGGAATGCGCCGCGCTGGCCGGCGACATCCGCGAGCAGGAGGTCGCCGACCGCCTGATCGACCTCGCACTCGAGCGCTTCGGCCGCATCGACGTGCTGGTCAACAACGCGGGCGGGCAGTTCATGGCGCCGGCCGAGGACATCACCCCGAACGGGTGGGCCGCCGTGCGCCGCCTCAACCTCGACGCACCGTGGTACCTCACGCAGCAGGTGGCGAAGCGCTGGATGATCGGCAACGGCGGCGGCCGCATCGTCTCGGTCGTGCTGTGCCCAACGCGCGGCATCGCCGGCATGGTGCACTCGTCCGCCGCCCGGGCGGGGACGGAGGCGGTCGCCCGGGTGCTCTCGCTCGAGTGGGGCAAGCACGACATCGGGATCGTCTGCGTGGCGCCGGGGTGGATCGACACCGAGGGCATGCGCCGGTACGGCGACGACCTCGAGCAGCTCGCGGCGCTCGTGCCGATGGGGCGGCTGGGCACGGCCGAGGAGGTGGGGGACACGATCGCGTTCCTCGCCTCGCCCAGGGCCCGGTACATCACCGGGCAGACGATCGTGATCGACGGGGGCATCGACAACACCCACACGTCGGCGCCCGGCATTACCGCCTAG
- a CDS encoding MarP family serine protease: protein MTAADVIVILWVAMSALVGFRRGLAAQALALGGFALGAWVGSRVAPHALTSGARVDWQPVAALVGAIACGAIAQMATAPIATLIRRRVLLGPLATADGAGGLLVGAALGLGVAWLLAVTALQQPELGLRRTVQASAILPRLVRWLPAQSLLDAIARFDQLPVLAGRGVTSLPPPDRTVPVSAAVRRAERSVLLVEGTSCGLTLQGTGWVVQAGLVVTNAHVIAGEHDTRVITHEGSLSARPVYVSASHDVALLQVPGLRERPLARRGDVAGGTGVALVGYPGGGPLTAAPGRIGSPALIVTRNAYEQGVVQRTVVPLRGSVRHGDSGGPVLDRRGRVVAMMFAAAEGGGGGYGVTVADVDDAIAHRGGHVDTGPCVG from the coding sequence GTGACGGCGGCCGACGTGATCGTGATCCTCTGGGTGGCGATGTCGGCGCTGGTCGGCTTCCGCCGCGGACTCGCCGCCCAAGCGCTCGCCCTCGGCGGCTTCGCGCTCGGTGCCTGGGTCGGGTCGCGGGTCGCCCCGCACGCGCTCACCTCCGGCGCCCGCGTGGACTGGCAGCCGGTCGCCGCGCTGGTCGGCGCCATCGCCTGCGGCGCGATCGCCCAGATGGCGACCGCGCCGATCGCCACCCTCATCCGCCGCCGTGTCCTGCTCGGCCCTCTCGCCACCGCGGACGGCGCCGGAGGCCTGCTGGTCGGGGCGGCGCTCGGCCTCGGCGTCGCCTGGCTGCTCGCCGTCACCGCGCTCCAGCAGCCGGAGCTGGGACTTCGCCGCACGGTGCAGGCCTCCGCCATCCTCCCCCGCCTCGTCCGCTGGCTGCCTGCGCAATCCCTGCTCGACGCGATCGCGCGGTTCGACCAGCTTCCCGTCCTCGCCGGCCGCGGCGTCACCTCCCTTCCGCCGCCCGATCGCACGGTGCCCGTCTCGGCCGCAGTCCGGCGGGCCGAGCGGAGCGTGCTGCTGGTCGAGGGAACCTCGTGCGGACTCACGCTCCAGGGCACCGGCTGGGTGGTACAGGCGGGGCTCGTGGTCACGAACGCGCACGTGATCGCGGGCGAGCACGACACCCGCGTGATCACGCACGAAGGCAGCCTGAGCGCACGCCCGGTCTACGTCAGCGCGTCGCACGACGTCGCGCTGCTGCAGGTGCCGGGCCTGCGCGAACGCCCACTGGCCCGGCGCGGAGACGTGGCCGGCGGGACCGGTGTGGCGCTGGTGGGCTACCCCGGCGGCGGCCCGCTCACCGCGGCGCCCGGCCGGATCGGCTCTCCCGCGCTGATCGTCACGCGCAACGCGTACGAGCAGGGGGTCGTCCAGCGCACCGTCGTCCCGCTTCGCGGATCCGTGCGCCACGGCGACAGCGGCGGCCCGGTGCTCGACCGGCGCGGGCGGGTGGTCGCCATGATGTTCGCCGCCGCGGAGGGCGGCGGAGGTGGGTACGGCGTCACCGTTGCCGACGTGGACGACGCGATCGCGCACCGCGGTGGGCACGTCGACACCGGCCCCTGCGTGGGCTGA